The Deinococcus misasensis DSM 22328 nucleotide sequence GGGGTTGCCGAGCAGCATGCGCTCGCGCACGCCTCTGGCCATTCTTCCCAGACCCACACGCAGTTGGTCTGCGAGCAGTTCGCCCACGGTGCGCACACGGCGGTTCCCGAGGTGGTCGATGTCGTCTTCTTCCACAGGCACTTTGTTCTCGATGACCACGCCATCGGCATCTGCGCTGGTGGTGGTGAACTCTTCGAGACCGTTGTGCAGGGCCAGAAGGTAACGGATGGTGTCGATCAGACCGGCATCGGTGAACTTGCCATCTTCAAAGCCCAGCAGGGTGCGCTCTTCGGTGGTCAGGCCCAGTTTGCGGTTCATTTTGAAACGGCCGGGTTCGCCGAGGTCGTAACGCTTGGGATCGGCGAGCAGGCTGTACAGGTAGGCAATGGCCTTGTCGCGCTTGGGTGGGTCGCCGGGACGCAGCACGGTGAACAGACGCAGCAGGGCTTCGTCAGCGTTCATTCCGGCGCTCTTGTCGTCGGTGAGGTCCACTTCGCCGAACTCGTTGAGCAGCACTTTGATGCTCTCATCGTTCATTCCCAGCACGCGCAGCAGCATGGTGACGGGGAATTTGCGCTTGTTGACTTTCATTTCGAGGACGTCTTGGTTGTTGAATTCAATTTCAATCCAAGGTCCACGTTTGGGCATGGGGATGATGGCACCGGTGTAGTACTTTTTGGCACCACGGTACATGGGGGTGAAGTACACGCCGGGACTGCGGTGAATCTGGGAAATCACCACACGGTCTGCACCGTTGATCACGAAAGAACCGTCTACAGTCATCAGGGGCAGGTCGCCCAGGAAGACTTGGTCTTCTTTGATCAGACCGGTGTCTTTGTGGATCAGTTGCAGTTTGGCGTACAGGGGGGCCTGATACGTCAGGTCCTTTTCACGGCACTCTTCGGGGCTGTAAGGGGCGTCACCGATGTTGTACTCAAGGAAATCCAGAACCAGACCGCCACCGCGGTTCTTGTCTGACTCGTCGATGGGGAAGACTTCCTTGAAGGCGCCCTGCAACCCGACATTCTGACGGCTCTGGGCTTTGACGCCCTTCTGGAGGAACTGATCAAACGATGTGATCTGAACTTCCGTCAGCTCGGGAAGTGGGATGACCTCAGTGATCTCACCGAAGCGTTCGATGCGTTTCGTCATTCACTCTCCTGTCATGTCTATGACTGAAAACTTGTGCCTGTGTGCCCTTTGCCCCTTCAGAGCCCATCGTGGTTAAACAAGGCTAGGAGGAGGGTAAGAATCCCTTACCCTCCGTTGCACGCGACTTAGAATTGTGGTGTCTGCTCTTTCAAGAGACTCCTGAATAGCCCATCATGGCCACCAAACTTTATTTTAGCAGTGAAGTGCCGTTCCTGTCAATTTATTTTTGGACAGCCACCTTGTAACTGGTCCATGCCAGCACCATCACTTTGGGATTCTCAGGATAAGGTTGCAGGTTCAGGTACAGCAACCGATTGGGATCGGATTTCAAAGTGCCAATCCAGGTGAATTGGTCTTTGCCTCCGTACAGGGCGGTCTGGTAGGTGCTGATTTTGGAAATGGCATCCAGCAAGCGCTCCCTGTTGGTTTCAAAAGCCTGACACCCCGAGCCCAACAACTCCGCCTTGGCTTTTGGATCAGTGACCACGTTTTTCAGCAAGGCTTGCGGATCAAAACAGCGGCCCATGGACCACGTGTTGTACACCAGATTGTCGCTGGGTGGGGTGAAACTGAGGGGAATCTGGTTCTGGGGCCTGAACAGGCTTCCTTCCATCACCGAAGGCATTTCAGAGAGCTGGATGTAATACACCTGCATGGTGGAAGTCACTTTGTCCCAGTAAAACTGGAGCAGCATTCCATCCTTGCCTCCCACTTTTTGCCAAACCTGATAGTAGCTTCCATTGGCGTCAAACTGGTCCACTTGCACATCAAAGCCCTGATTCCAGAGGGCTTTTTTGACAGCTCCATCTGCTTCTTTCTTGCTCTGAAGGCACCCTCTGGCACCCATTTTCCCCACCACACCGATGCTGGCAGGGGCGGTTTTTTCGAGGGTGGTCAGGTATTTCTGGCAGGTTTCGGTCTTGAGGGTGGCTTCAAATGAGGCAGGAAAGGGATTTGGGGTGGGCACCTGTGCATAAGCCAGAGACCCCATCAACAAAAAAAGAACCACTTTGCGCATGTCACCCATGCTAAACACCAAACATGAGGAGCACCCACAGCCTGTTCCTCATGAGACATCCCCTTAAGTGTTTCAGCCGATGGGTGCTCACCTCCAAGGCAGTACAGTGGAAACCATGTCTGCATTGAAACGTGCCACACCAGAATCACAGGGCCTCCCATCTGCTGCCATTTCTGCTTTTTTGACCCGCCTTGAAGCCCATGAACTGCACAGTGTCATGGTCTTGCGCCATGGACATGTGATTGCTGAGGGGTGGTGGACCCCTTACCAAAGAGAACTGCCTCACATGATGTATTCGGTGAGCAAGAGTTTTACCGCCACCGCCATCGGGTTTGCTGTGCAGGAAGGCCGTTTGAAAGTCAGTGATCTGGTTCTGCCTTTCTTTCCGAAAACCCACCCTCAGGGCGACCTTGAAAAAATGCAGAAACTCACCATCAAAGACCTGCTGACCATGTCCAGTGGTCATGACGGTGAACCCCAACCCAGAAGTGCCAACTGGGCCAGAGACATTTTGCGCTGGCCTTTCAAAGCTGAGCCCGGCACCACCTTCATGTACAACACGCCTGCCACCTACCTGGCCGGAGCGATTTTGCAACGCAAAACCCGCAAAACGCTGGTGGAATACCTGACCCCCAGATTGTTCGAACCTCTGGGCATCCAGAGCCGCACCTGGGAAACCGATCCGAAAGGGCTCAATGTGGCTGGATGGGGTCTGTACCTGCAAACCGAAGAACTCGCGCTCTGGGGGCAATTCATGTTGCAAAAAGGCCAGTGGGAAGGTCAGCAACTGCTCCCTGAAAGCTGGATTGCAGAGATGACTGCTGCTCAGATTTCCAGTGGAGAAGATCAGGACAACGACTGGAATCAGGGCTATGGCTATCAGGTCTGGCGTTGCAGACACAACACGTACCGTGCAGATGGGGCTTTCGGACAATTCTGTGTGGTGATGCCCGATCAGGACGCAGTGGTGGTCATGACCGCTGGGGAAGCCGTCAACACCGCAGGCATGCTGAATGCCATCTGGGAAGAACTTTTGCCCCACTTTTCAGCAGAGGCCCTGCCTGAAAACCCACAAACACAGGCTGCATTGGGTCAACAATTGGATGCCCTCACCCTCAAAGGTCCTGAAAACACCACACCTTTTGAGAACCAGAGGCACCTCAACCAGACGTTCACCTTCGAGAAGAACGATTGGGGGCTTGCATCTCTGACCCTGCGCCATCAAGCAGGAGAGACCACCCTGGAATGGACAGACACACTGGGCCTGCAAAAAATTCCAGTTCAAGCTGAAGGCTGGGCGTTCTCTGAAAGTCACCTTTTCCAGCACATGATGTGGATTTTGCAAGACCTCGGACCATGGCCTGTTGCTGCTCAGGGCGGATGGATTTCAGAAGACACTTTCAGCGTGCGGGTCTGTCTGGTGCAGACACCCTTCACACCCACCATCACCCTGCATTTTGAAGAAGACCGGGTTTCTGTGGACCTGAAAGGGGCCGTGCACTTTGGTCCTCTGGAGCGTCCTCTGGTGTGGGGGAAGGCCGAGGGCTGAGGGCATAGGGCTGAGGGCTCAAAAACGCTTTGGCTCAAGCGATAAAGGGGCGAGGTATGCCTCGCCCCTACATTTTATTTGGCGGTTTTTTCGGTGTCTGGTACGATGCTCTCGGCTCTCGGCTCTCGGCTCTCGGCTAAAGGCCTAACTCTGACAAAAAACCCTTAAAGCGGAATGTTCCCGTGCTTCTTATAAGGTCTGCTTTCCTCTTTGGCTGCCAGCATGGTGAAACCTTCGATGAGCATGCGGCGGGTGTCTTCCATCATGATCACCTCGTCGATGTAACCTCTGGCAGCAGCCACATAAGGGTTGTCAAAGGCTTCTTTGTAAGCTTTGATTTTTTCTGCCCGGGTGGACTCGGGGTTGGCGCTGTTCTGGATGTCTTTGCGGTACACGATGTTGGCAGCCCCCTCTGCGCCCATCACGGCCACAGCAGCGGTGGGCAGGGCAAAGACCAGATCTGCACCCATGTCCCGAGAGTTCATGGCCAGATAAGCCCCGCCGTAGGCTTTGCGGGTGATCAGGGTGATTTTGGGCACGGAGGCTTCGGCGTAGGCGTACAGCATCTTGGCCCCGTGCCGGATGATGCCAGCGTGCTCCTGCTGCACACCGGGCAGGAATCCGGTCACATCCACCAGAGTCAGGATTGGCACATTGAAGCAGTCACACGTCCGAATAAAACGTGCAGCTTTGTCAGAGGCGTCGATGTTCAGGGTGCCTGCCATGAACTTCGGATTGTTGGCCACGATGCCCACAGGTTGCCCTCCAAGGTGGGCAAATCCAGTCAGGATGTTGCGGGCGAAATCCGGCTGCACCTCAAAGAAGAAGTGGTCATCGACAATTTCGCGGATCACCTCGACCATGCTGTAAGGCTTTTTGGGGCTCGGGTCAATGATTTCCGTCAGTTTGCTGGTCTGGCGGGTTTTGGGGTCTCTGGTGGGTTTGAATGGGGGTTTCTCTTTGGCGCTCTGGGGCAGGTATTCCAGCAGGGTTTTGATCATGCCCAGCGTTTCTTTGTCGCTCTTGCCGGACATGTGGGCCACACCGGATTTTTTCATGTGCACTTCGGCACCACCGAGGTCTTCGAAGGTCACGTTTTCACGGGTGACGCTTTTGATGACCTCTGGCCCGGTGATGAACATGTAACTGGTGCCTTCGGTCATCAGAACGAAGTCGGTCATGGCAGGGGAGTAAACGGCTCCACCTGCACAGGGACCCAGAATGGCACTGATCTGGGGCACACAGCCCGAGTAAATGGCATTGCGGTAAAAAATCTCGCCGTAGCCGCTTAAAGAGTCCACCCCTTCCTGAATGCGGGCTCCTGCTGAGTCGTTCAGGCCAATCACCGGACATCCAGTTTTG carries:
- a CDS encoding serine hydrolase domain-containing protein, whose product is MSALKRATPESQGLPSAAISAFLTRLEAHELHSVMVLRHGHVIAEGWWTPYQRELPHMMYSVSKSFTATAIGFAVQEGRLKVSDLVLPFFPKTHPQGDLEKMQKLTIKDLLTMSSGHDGEPQPRSANWARDILRWPFKAEPGTTFMYNTPATYLAGAILQRKTRKTLVEYLTPRLFEPLGIQSRTWETDPKGLNVAGWGLYLQTEELALWGQFMLQKGQWEGQQLLPESWIAEMTAAQISSGEDQDNDWNQGYGYQVWRCRHNTYRADGAFGQFCVVMPDQDAVVVMTAGEAVNTAGMLNAIWEELLPHFSAEALPENPQTQAALGQQLDALTLKGPENTTPFENQRHLNQTFTFEKNDWGLASLTLRHQAGETTLEWTDTLGLQKIPVQAEGWAFSESHLFQHMMWILQDLGPWPVAAQGGWISEDTFSVRVCLVQTPFTPTITLHFEEDRVSVDLKGAVHFGPLERPLVWGKAEG
- a CDS encoding acyl-CoA carboxylase subunit beta → MYNPELEALIAELEKRRQKVELGGGKERQQKQHQQGKLTARERVHELLDEGSFMELSTFSEHVGGLLMREIEAPGEGVVTGSGTINGRRVYVFSQDFTVLGGSLGKRNAQKITKIMDLAAKTGCPVIGLNDSAGARIQEGVDSLSGYGEIFYRNAIYSGCVPQISAILGPCAGGAVYSPAMTDFVLMTEGTSYMFITGPEVIKSVTRENVTFEDLGGAEVHMKKSGVAHMSGKSDKETLGMIKTLLEYLPQSAKEKPPFKPTRDPKTRQTSKLTEIIDPSPKKPYSMVEVIREIVDDHFFFEVQPDFARNILTGFAHLGGQPVGIVANNPKFMAGTLNIDASDKAARFIRTCDCFNVPILTLVDVTGFLPGVQQEHAGIIRHGAKMLYAYAEASVPKITLITRKAYGGAYLAMNSRDMGADLVFALPTAAVAVMGAEGAANIVYRKDIQNSANPESTRAEKIKAYKEAFDNPYVAAARGYIDEVIMMEDTRRMLIEGFTMLAAKEESRPYKKHGNIPL